From Nymphaea colorata isolate Beijing-Zhang1983 chromosome 6, ASM883128v2, whole genome shotgun sequence, a single genomic window includes:
- the LOC116255790 gene encoding protein ACTIVITY OF BC1 COMPLEX KINASE 3, chloroplastic has product MAAAASLCPSLGSSLRLLLNQDNRVVRLHGFQRRRQKRKAGAAAAALVEASPAPILPRGGVASSSESGSGDGVSVMGRGKGDRFAVAKGKNKGPMQEDLQAEARAMARAANATVYSPDLLAQNYGARPLKVVQRTVQIFVAVGSFALKLVVDQRSGRLEENKRFRAAELRGILTRLGPTFVKVGQGLSTRPDLCPPEYIEELSQLQDALPTFPDADAFSCIERELGLPLESIFSLISPSPIAAASLGQVYKAQLRYSGQTVAVKVQRPNIEEAVGLDFYLLRNLGFLINKYVDIITSDVVALIDEFARRVYQELNYVQEGQNARRFKKLYADKEDILVPDVFWDYTSAKVLTMDWVDGVKLNEQEEIERQGMKLLNLVNTGIQCSLRQLLEFGYFHADPHPGNLLATPEGKLAFLDFGMMSETPEEARFAIIGHVVHMVNRDYEAMARDYYALDFLSPEVDVSPIVPALKNFFDDALNSTVSELNFKTIVDGLGAVLYQYPFDVPAYYALILRSLTVLEGLALYADPNFKVLAASYPYFAKRLLTDPSPYLRDALIELLFKDGKFRWNRLENLLVQGRKDKDFTAKDALQPVLKLLLGPNGQDLRTLVTKEATRVAEAIAIGTAYDTYNSIPQVMRTLIANGSTVSPLQMSENELEMMLELRDQVFRIWSLLRSSNDFDPSLLQPLLQILQEPEARVLGGVIVQGVTQRLAARLLQQLLRPPTLPANPS; this is encoded by the exons ATGGCTGCGGCTGCGTCTCTGTGTCCCTCTCTTGGTTCCTCCCTTCGCCTCCTCCTTAATCAAGATAACAGGGTGGTGCGTCTCCATGGCTTCCAACGACGCAGACAGAAGCGGAAGGCCGGTGCCGCTGCGGCTGCTCTTGTGGAAGCTAGCCCTGCACCAATCTTGCCGAGAGGCGGAGTGGCTTCTTCGTCGGAATCCGGAAGCGGAGATGGGGTTAGCGTTATGGGAAGAGGGAAAGGCGACCGTTTTGCTGTCGCGAAGGGCAAGAACAAGGGTCCAATGCAGGAAGATCTTCAGGCGGAAGCCAGGGCAATGGCCCGCGCCGCAAACGCCACAGTTTACAGTCCCGACCTGTTAGCTCAGAATTATGGAGCCCGTCCGCTCAAG GTTGTGCAGAGAACCGTACAGATCTTCGTGGCAGTGGGTTCTTTCGCTCTCAAGCTTGTAGTGGACCAGAGGAGCGGCCGGCTGGAGGAAAACAAGCGGTTTAGGGCGGCAGAGCTGAGGGGAATCCTCACCCGGTTGGGCCCAACATTTGTCAAAGTGGGTCAGGGTCTATCGACCAGACCCGATCTTTGCCCGCCCGAGTATATCGAGGAGCTCTCGCAGCTTCAG GACGCTTTGCCAACTTTTCCTGATGCTGATGCATTTTCCTGTATCGAGAGAGAGTTGGGTCTCCCTCTCGAGTCCATCTTCTCACTCATCTCTCCGTCTCCAATTGCTGCCGCGAGTTTGGGTCAAGTTTACAAAGCTCAACTTAGATATTCCGGACAAACTGTTGCTGTCAAGGTGCAAAGACCCAATATCGAGGAAGCAGTAGGACTTGACTTCTACCTGCTGAGAAACCTGGGCTTTCTTATAAACAAATACGTGGACATTATCACCAGTGATGTTGTTGCACTTATTGATGAGTTTGCAAGAAGAGTTTATCAGGAGCTTAACTATGTGCAG GAAGGACAAAATGCACGTAGATTCAAAAAGTTATATGCAGATAAGGAGGACATACTTGTGCCAGATGTTTTCTGGGACTACACCAGTGCAAAAGTGCTGACAATGGATTGGGTGGACGGAGTCAAATTAAACGAGCAAGAAGAAATTGAACGGCAAGGGATGAAGCTTTTGAATTTGGTGAATACTGGCATACAATGCAGTCTCAGGCAGTTACTTGAATTTGGATATTTTCATGCAGATCCTCATCCTGGTAATCTTTTGGCAACACCTGAAGGGAAACTTGCTTTCCTTGATTTTGGGATGATGAGCGAGACCCCAGAAGAAGCAAGATTTGCTATTATTGGCCATGTTGTCCATATGGTTAATCGGGATTATGAAGCTATGGCCCGTGACTATTACGCTTTAGACTTCTTGTCTCCTGAAGTAGATGTTTCCCCAATAGTGCCTGCACTGAAGAACTTCTTTGATGATGCTCTCAATTCAACTGTTAGTGAGCTGAATTTTAAGACAATCGTGGATGGCTTGGGAGCTGTTCTTTACCAATATCCATTTGATG TTCCAGCATATTATGCATTGATATTGAGGTCGCTTACAGTCCTAGAAGGATTAGCTCTTTATGCTGATCCAAATTTTAAAGTCCTTGCTGCTTCATATCCTTATTTTGCTAAGAGGCTTCTTACTGATCCAAGTCCGTACCTGAGAGATGCATTAATTGAGTTGCTGTTCAAGGATGGTAAATTCAG GTGGAACAGGCTTGAGAACCTACTTGTACAGGGGCGTAAGGACAAAGATTTTACTGCAAAAGATGCCTTGCAACCGGTATTGAAGCTGTTGTTAGGTCCTAATGGTCAAGATCTTAGAACTTTAGTGACTAAAGAGGCAACTCGTGTTGCTGAAGCTATAGCAATCGGGACAGCATACGACACATACAACTCCATTCCTCAAGTTATGAGGACTCTAATTGCTAATGGTAGTACAGTTAGCCCCCTTCAGATGAGTGAAAATGAATTGGAAATGATGCTGGAACTTCGAGACCAAGTCTTCAGGATATGGAGCCTTCTGAGGtcttcaaatgattttgatCCTTCTCTTTTGCAGCCACTTTTACAG attcttcaagaacctgAAGCTCGTGTACTTGGTGGTGTTATAGTTCAAGGTGTAACCCAGCGTCTGGCTGCACGATTACTGCAACAACTTCTTCGTCCTCCAACTCTTCCTGCAAATCCATCATGA